The following are from one region of the Ischnura elegans chromosome X, ioIscEleg1.1, whole genome shotgun sequence genome:
- the LOC124171322 gene encoding kynurenine 3-monooxygenase encodes MEQGDPITVTIVGGGLVGALSACFFAKRGHKVRLYEYREDIRSAKLSRGRSINLAMSARARAALRVVGLEDALIREHGIPMKGRMIHSTAGDRKPIPYGTSEQCIYSVGRKYLNEVLLTAAEKNPNVELHFQHKMVGGDLSKGEVTLESVSREGDAKHVSVKADLVVGADGAYSSVRKQLMKQPLFNYSQTYIEHGYMELCIPPTESGDFAMEPNFLHIWPRGTFMMIALPNQDRSWTVTLFMPFAQFKNLDTPKKLLDFFNHFYPDAVPLLGKEKLVKDFFDSRPSPLVSVKCKPYHVGSTAIIIGDAAHAMVPFYGQGMNAGFEDCYLLDNLLTKHKNNLKKTLEEFSEFRNPDAEAICNLAMYNYIEMRDLVNHPSFLIRKKFDMFLHKLMPNFWIPLYSSVTFSHMRYSLCIENRAWQDKILHRGLYFVGAFTVIGLATAAYKWQDLLLNTYTSVVKSAQLYF; translated from the exons GTTGGGGCTCTCAGTGCCTGCTTTTTTGCCAAAAGAGGTCATAAAGTTCGCCTGTATGAATACAGAGAAG ACATTCGTTCGGCTAAGCTGTCCAGGGGGCGCTCCATCAACCTGGCCATGTCAGCTCGAGCCCGTGCCGCACTGAGAGTTGTGGGGCTAGAAGATGCACTCATCCGTGAGCATGGCATTCCCATGAAGGGCCGCATGATTCACTCAACAGCTGGTGATCGGAAGCCCATCCCATACGGCACTTCGGAACAG TGCATTTACTCCGTTGGAAGGAAATACCTAAATGAGGTGCTACTCACAG CTGCAGAGAAAAATCCAAATGTGGAACTACATTTTCAGCATAAAATGGTTGGTGGTGACTTAAGCAAAGGAGAGGTCACTCTGGAGTC GGTCTCTAGAGAAGGAGATGCAAAGCATGTTTCAGTGAAAGCTGACTTAGTGGTTGGGGCTGATGGTGCCTATTCCTCAGTACGAAAACAGCTGATGAAGCAACCCCTGTTCAACTACAGTCAGACGTATATTGAGCATGGCTATATGGAGCTTTGCATTCCTCCAACAGAATCAGGAGAT TTTGCTATGGAGCCCAACTTCCTTCATATATGGCCAAGGGGGACTTTCATGATGATAGCACTTCCAAATCAAGATCGGTCATGGACAGTGACCCTATTCATGCCTTTTGCACAGTTTAAGAACCTTGATACTCCTAAAAAGCTGCTTGactttttcaatcatttctaCCCAGATGCTGTTCCTTTGCTTGGAAAAGAGAAGCTAGTGAAGGATTTCTTCGACTCAAGACCATCCCCACTTGTCTCAGTTAAG TGCAAGCCATACCATGTGGGGAGTACTGCTATCATCATAGGAGATGCAGCACATGCAATGGTCCCATTTTACGGCCAAGGAATGAATGCA GGGTTTGAAGACTGCTACCTATTAGACAATTTGCTTACAaagcataaaaacaatttaaaaaagactTTGGAGGAGTTTTCAGAATTCAGAAACCCTGATGCTGAAGCCATTTGTAACTTGGCCATGTACAACTACATAGAG ATGCGGGATTTGGTGAATCATCCATCATTTTTGATAAGAAAGAAATTTGATATGTTCCTACATAAGCTGATGCCAAATTTTTGGATACCACTGTACTCATCCGTAACTTTTTCCCACATGAGATACAGCTTATGTATTGAAAACCGTGCATGGCAAGATAAG ATTCTCCATAGAGGCCTGTATTTTGTTGGTGCATTCACTGTCATTGGTCTTGCCACAGCAGCCTACAAATGGCAAGATTTGCTATTGAACACATACACATCAGTAGTAAAAAGTGCTCAGCTATACTTCTGA